A genome region from Akkermansiaceae bacterium includes the following:
- a CDS encoding cupin domain-containing protein: protein MFTHAHTASTETIDGRDHIWHSKPGLTPTDDLLVVHCTIPPGGCHAFHTHPNKEEVIYVIEGEAEQWLEQEKQSLGPGSSVYVPKSAVHATFNRTDRDLKFIAIITPCSAEGEIHVAVDQLEPWKASLAQEGMHSAAG from the coding sequence ATGTTCACCCACGCCCACACCGCCTCGACCGAGACCATAGACGGCCGCGACCACATCTGGCACTCCAAGCCCGGCCTCACGCCCACCGATGATCTCCTCGTCGTCCACTGCACGATCCCGCCCGGCGGCTGCCATGCCTTCCACACCCACCCGAACAAGGAAGAGGTGATCTACGTGATCGAGGGCGAGGCGGAGCAATGGCTGGAGCAGGAGAAACAGTCGCTCGGCCCCGGGTCATCGGTGTATGTGCCGAAGAGTGCCGTCCACGCCACGTTCAACCGCACCGACCGGGATCTGAAATTCATCGCCATCATCACCCCATGTTCCGCCGAGGGCGAGATCCACGTGGCGGTGGATCAACTGGAGCCTTGGAAGGCATCCTTGGCCCAGGAGGGTATGCATTCTGCCGCCGGATAG
- a CDS encoding homocysteine S-methyltransferase family protein, translating into MAQEDFTAELEKSLGERILVLDGAMGTTIRTYGLDETAARGERFAKNDKDLLNNGDILSITRPDVIADIHRRFYEAGSDICETNTFSATGIAQSEFFVEDPREKGGRKDPEFFQKILEDDFLNELAWDMNVKGSQLARKMADDVGTDTGVKRYVAGAIGPLTVSLSNSPDAEDAAFRVVTFDQVLEAYRMQVRGLIEGGCDILMIETIFDSLNAKAAAVAVREVFDEDGVKLPVIISAAVGLGGETMISAQKVEALWNAFMHVKPLAIGLNCSLGPDLMRPFLEELSEVAQTYVSAYPNAGLPNPLAPTGFDLEPPHMKEFMKGFAESGLINFAGGCCGNTPEHVRAIAEGVRGVAPRQVSR; encoded by the coding sequence ATGGCGCAGGAGGATTTCACAGCGGAATTGGAAAAAAGCCTTGGGGAGCGGATCTTGGTGCTCGACGGGGCGATGGGGACGACGATCCGGACCTACGGGCTGGACGAGACGGCGGCGCGCGGGGAGAGGTTTGCGAAAAACGACAAGGATCTGCTGAACAACGGGGACATCCTTTCGATCACCCGCCCGGATGTGATCGCAGACATCCACCGGCGTTTCTACGAGGCGGGCTCGGATATCTGCGAGACCAACACCTTTTCGGCGACTGGCATCGCGCAGAGCGAGTTTTTCGTGGAGGATCCCCGCGAAAAGGGCGGGCGGAAAGATCCGGAGTTTTTCCAGAAAATCCTGGAGGACGATTTCCTCAACGAGCTCGCGTGGGACATGAACGTGAAAGGCTCCCAACTCGCACGCAAGATGGCGGACGATGTCGGCACGGACACCGGTGTGAAACGCTACGTCGCCGGCGCGATCGGGCCGCTGACCGTTTCCCTGAGCAACTCGCCGGACGCCGAGGACGCGGCATTCCGGGTGGTGACTTTCGACCAGGTGCTAGAAGCCTACCGGATGCAGGTGAGGGGGCTGATCGAGGGCGGCTGTGACATCCTGATGATCGAGACGATCTTCGATTCCCTCAACGCCAAGGCCGCGGCGGTGGCGGTGCGGGAGGTTTTCGATGAGGACGGGGTGAAACTTCCGGTGATCATTTCAGCAGCCGTTGGGCTGGGAGGTGAAACGATGATTTCCGCGCAGAAGGTGGAAGCGCTCTGGAATGCTTTCATGCACGTGAAGCCGCTCGCCATCGGACTGAACTGCTCGCTCGGCCCGGATCTCATGCGGCCGTTTCTGGAGGAACTCTCCGAGGTGGCGCAGACCTATGTTTCCGCCTATCCGAACGCGGGCTTGCCCAATCCGCTGGCTCCGACCGGCTTCGATCTGGAGCCTCCGCACATGAAGGAGTTCATGAAAGGCTTCGCGGAAAGCGGCCTGATCAACTTCGCGGGCGGTTGCTGCGGAAACACCCCGGAACACGTCCGCGCCATCGCCGAAGGGGTCAGGGGCGTGGCTCCGAGGCAAGTGTCGAGATGA
- a CDS encoding dihydropteroate synthase, translating to MNDIKPALRLSGTEAYNHDEGKGFLMIGERTNVAGSPQFAKLVRAGDLEAAIEVARQQVANGANVIDICFDDGLIDGKAMMAKYLDLLQGEPDVARVPIMVDSSKWEILEEGLKHLQGKGIVNSISLKEGEEVFKKHARHIMKYGAAVVVMAFDEKGQAATYDEKIRICERAYRILVDEVGFNPNDIIFDPNILTVATGIEEHNNYALDFINATRWIKENLPGAKISGGVSNISFSFRGNNKVREAMHSAFLYHATQAGMDMGIVNAGMLEVYDEIPKDLLECVEDVLLNRRDDSTERLLDLAESYKGVGGKKVEEDLSWREEPVEKRLEHALLKGIDRFIDEDTEEARVKYGRPLKVIEGPLMDGMGVVGDLFGAGKMFLPQVVKSARVMKKAVAWLFPYMEAEKAENLAGDIEAIQAKNPGMSFDDALKVAERGNSAGRFLIATVKGDVHDIGKNIVGVVLSCNGFEVTDMGVMVSCDKILDKAIEIGADVIGLSGLITPSLDEMVHVAKEMERRGFTVPLLIGGATTSAAHTAIKIAEHYSGPVVHVLDASRSVPVTTSLLSKDGRDAFVADLREKQRKARENFLGGPKKETVSLEEARASGSKYDWDSYSPPVPSFTGTKTVEPEIGELVEYIDWTPFFHAWELRGVWDREKKELKTKNEGGAAEAKKLYGEACEYLEKLVAENRLQARGIYGFFPANSVGDDIAVFNEDGSERTRFHTLRQQLKKTSGKPNVALSDWVKPGAGDRGGDLRSPSDPRITRNTSGSLPHWFKEGATYAVTFRLADSIPQSALEEYSSEKRMLEEIEQKAEKEGEETTVRDARAKIEALYSERMEAALEAGHGECHMRRPEIAAIVRDAILRFEGDRFELGAWCVMPNHVHLLIKPLGSHSLSEILQGMKSFSAKEANALLGREGAFWQKESYDHIIRDGQDYANQKEYVLRNPEMAGLAGWEFVGEGGGGGRPKIAPTFATDYIGGFVVGIHGADEYAKELDAANDPYGSIMVKAIADRLAEAFAEMLHHQARIEWGYEAEGELTKDALIHENYQGIRPAPGYPAQPDHTEKPILFDLLGATEATGVFLTESCAMHPGAAVSGIYFSHPESHYFALSELQKDQVEDYAKRKGMSVQEVEKWLGPWLGYA from the coding sequence ATGAACGATATCAAGCCAGCCCTAAGACTCTCCGGCACCGAGGCCTACAACCACGATGAGGGAAAAGGTTTCCTGATGATCGGCGAACGCACGAACGTGGCGGGCTCCCCGCAGTTCGCCAAGCTCGTCCGCGCGGGCGATCTGGAGGCGGCGATCGAAGTGGCGCGCCAGCAGGTCGCGAACGGCGCGAACGTGATCGACATCTGTTTCGACGACGGCCTGATCGACGGCAAGGCGATGATGGCGAAATACCTGGATCTCCTCCAGGGCGAGCCGGATGTGGCGCGGGTGCCGATCATGGTGGATTCCTCGAAATGGGAGATCCTTGAGGAGGGCTTGAAGCATCTGCAAGGCAAGGGGATCGTGAATTCGATCTCGCTCAAGGAGGGTGAGGAGGTTTTCAAAAAACACGCCCGCCACATCATGAAATACGGCGCCGCCGTGGTGGTCATGGCCTTCGATGAAAAGGGACAGGCGGCGACCTACGACGAGAAGATCCGCATCTGCGAAAGGGCTTACCGCATCCTCGTCGATGAGGTCGGATTCAATCCCAACGACATCATTTTCGATCCCAACATCCTGACGGTCGCGACCGGCATCGAGGAGCACAACAACTACGCGCTCGATTTCATCAACGCGACCCGCTGGATCAAGGAGAACCTGCCGGGCGCGAAGATCTCGGGCGGCGTTTCCAACATCTCCTTCTCGTTCCGGGGCAACAACAAGGTGCGCGAGGCGATGCATTCCGCGTTCCTTTACCACGCGACCCAGGCGGGGATGGACATGGGCATCGTCAACGCCGGGATGCTGGAGGTGTATGACGAGATTCCGAAGGATCTGTTAGAGTGCGTCGAGGACGTGCTGCTGAACCGCCGCGACGACTCCACCGAGCGGCTGTTGGATCTCGCCGAGAGTTACAAGGGCGTTGGCGGGAAGAAGGTGGAGGAGGATCTTTCATGGCGCGAGGAGCCGGTGGAGAAGCGACTCGAACACGCGCTTTTGAAAGGAATCGACCGCTTCATCGACGAGGACACCGAGGAGGCCCGCGTGAAGTATGGCAGGCCGCTGAAAGTGATCGAAGGGCCGTTGATGGACGGCATGGGCGTGGTCGGCGATCTTTTCGGTGCGGGGAAAATGTTCCTCCCGCAAGTCGTCAAATCCGCCCGCGTGATGAAGAAAGCGGTGGCCTGGCTTTTCCCCTACATGGAAGCCGAGAAGGCGGAAAACCTCGCCGGAGACATCGAGGCGATCCAGGCGAAGAACCCGGGCATGTCCTTCGATGACGCCCTGAAAGTCGCCGAGCGCGGCAACTCCGCCGGTCGTTTCCTCATCGCGACGGTGAAGGGCGACGTCCACGACATCGGCAAGAACATCGTCGGCGTGGTGCTATCCTGCAACGGCTTCGAGGTCACCGACATGGGCGTGATGGTCTCGTGCGACAAGATCCTGGACAAGGCGATCGAGATCGGCGCGGATGTGATCGGGCTGTCCGGACTCATCACGCCCTCGCTCGATGAAATGGTGCATGTCGCCAAGGAAATGGAACGCCGGGGTTTCACGGTTCCGCTGCTGATCGGCGGCGCGACGACCTCCGCCGCCCACACCGCCATCAAGATCGCCGAGCATTACTCCGGCCCCGTCGTCCACGTGCTCGACGCCTCGCGTTCGGTGCCGGTCACGACCTCGCTGCTTTCCAAGGACGGGCGCGACGCCTTTGTCGCCGATCTGCGCGAGAAGCAGCGGAAGGCGCGCGAGAATTTCCTCGGCGGGCCGAAAAAGGAGACGGTTTCCCTCGAAGAGGCGCGCGCCTCCGGGTCGAAGTATGATTGGGATTCCTATTCTCCGCCTGTGCCCTCCTTCACCGGGACGAAAACCGTGGAGCCGGAGATCGGAGAACTCGTGGAATACATCGACTGGACCCCGTTTTTCCATGCGTGGGAGCTGCGCGGCGTGTGGGATCGCGAGAAAAAGGAGCTCAAGACCAAGAACGAAGGCGGCGCCGCCGAGGCGAAAAAACTTTATGGCGAGGCGTGTGAGTATCTCGAAAAACTGGTCGCCGAAAATCGTCTCCAGGCGCGCGGCATCTACGGGTTTTTCCCCGCGAACTCGGTGGGTGACGACATCGCCGTTTTCAACGAGGACGGCAGCGAACGGACGAGGTTCCACACGCTCCGCCAGCAGTTGAAGAAGACTTCAGGGAAACCGAATGTCGCGTTGTCAGATTGGGTGAAGCCGGGAGCAGGGGATCGTGGGGGCGATCTTCGGTCGCCCTCCGATCCCCGCATCACAAGAAACACAAGCGGCAGCCTCCCCCACTGGTTCAAAGAGGGAGCCACCTATGCGGTTACATTCCGGCTTGCCGATTCGATCCCGCAATCCGCATTGGAAGAATACAGCAGTGAAAAGCGGATGCTGGAGGAAATCGAACAGAAAGCCGAGAAGGAGGGAGAGGAAACCACCGTCAGGGATGCGCGCGCCAAAATCGAAGCGCTGTATTCCGAGAGGATGGAGGCGGCTCTCGAAGCCGGACACGGCGAGTGCCACATGCGCAGGCCGGAGATCGCGGCGATCGTGCGGGATGCCATTTTGCGCTTCGAAGGCGATAGGTTCGAGCTCGGCGCGTGGTGCGTGATGCCGAACCATGTGCATCTTTTGATCAAGCCGTTGGGGAGCCATTCATTGTCCGAAATCCTCCAAGGGATGAAGTCGTTTTCCGCGAAGGAGGCGAATGCGCTTCTCGGTAGGGAGGGGGCGTTTTGGCAGAAGGAATCTTATGACCATATCATCCGGGACGGGCAGGATTATGCGAACCAGAAGGAGTATGTTTTGAGGAATCCCGAGATGGCTGGTTTGGCGGGTTGGGAGTTTGTGGGTGAGGGCGGCGGCGGGGGGCGACCGAAGATCGCCCCCACGTTCGCCACAGACTACATCGGAGGTTTCGTCGTGGGCATCCACGGCGCGGACGAGTATGCCAAGGAGCTGGACGCGGCGAACGACCCTTACGGCTCGATCATGGTGAAGGCGATCGCGGACCGGCTCGCCGAGGCCTTTGCCGAAATGCTCCATCACCAGGCGCGGATCGAGTGGGGATACGAGGCGGAAGGCGAGTTGACCAAGGACGCGCTGATCCATGAAAACTACCAGGGTATCCGCCCCGCGCCGGGCTATCCCGCGCAGCCGGATCATACCGAGAAGCCGATCCTTTTCGATCTGTTGGGCGCCACCGAGGCCACCGGCGTTTTCCTCACGGAAAGCTGCGCGATGCATCCCGGCGCGGCGGTCAGCGGCATTTATTTCTCCCATCCGGAGAGCCATTATTTCGCGCTTTCGGAACTGCAGAAAGACCAGGTGGAAGACTACGCGAAGCGCAAGGGAATGTCTGTCCAAGAGGTCGAGAAATGGCTCGGCCCCTGGCTGGGGTATGCGTGA
- a CDS encoding AMP-binding protein → MSAIQILHPERIPSTGFLAIPGRLEFNQLLHLEKQFSGRKITYLIEEDDQHDPALRSHMEKSGSGAIFSRKDKNPAVAGKEFAEFLRDNGILLFVPGRAATRPATAIHIPSSHLITLTSFGLPILPIALDCPRESCLAIEKISSLPLAVIAFAEAIPPKDSSVPTLQAALFGAFSDAYSKRAILSTSLATALLHGLKNNPGDRLIDGADDMVLPFSKILPVAIALAQHIREETDKPRVAIVLPPGKGGLIANLAVLFAGKIPVNLNFTASHNAIRSSIRQADVDRFITADPFVRKVSTFPWPPNRDLIFIERTIPELKKSIVKWAFLTKLLPTSAIAAILGLNKRRNNDEAVLLFTSGSSGEPKGVPLSHRNVLANVAQFASRLNIGSEASLLGCLPLFHSFGCTVTLWYPVIEGINIVTYPSPLETKRLAELISLHQVNVLLATPTFLRGYMKRIDPAQLESLKLVVTGAEKLPQNLADAFEEKFGVRPMEGYGLTETSPATNVNLPEPATESGAHTMPALRNGSVGQLLPGIAIRLTDAATEQPVPLDQPGIIILKGPNIFPGYLRDEKRSKEVLSEDGWFKTGDVGFLDADGFLHIQGRISRFSKIAGEMVPHETIESAINQVLNLDSETERKIAIVGVPDEQKGEAIVLLSTIAGVALEQECIDLRYKLLDHGLTSLWCPRLIVPVDEIPLLASGKLDIKTCQELAGR, encoded by the coding sequence ATGTCCGCCATCCAAATCCTCCACCCAGAACGCATCCCCTCCACCGGCTTCCTGGCCATCCCGGGACGGCTCGAATTCAACCAGCTCCTGCATCTCGAAAAGCAGTTCTCCGGCAGGAAAATCACCTACCTCATTGAGGAAGACGACCAGCACGATCCCGCCCTGCGCTCCCACATGGAGAAATCCGGCTCCGGGGCGATCTTTTCCCGCAAGGACAAGAACCCAGCCGTCGCCGGCAAGGAATTCGCCGAATTCCTAAGGGACAACGGAATCCTGCTCTTCGTCCCCGGCCGTGCTGCCACCCGGCCTGCGACAGCCATCCACATCCCCTCCAGCCATCTCATCACCCTGACTTCCTTCGGCCTGCCTATCCTGCCCATCGCGCTCGATTGCCCGCGCGAGTCCTGCCTGGCCATCGAGAAAATCTCCTCCCTGCCCCTTGCTGTCATCGCCTTTGCCGAGGCGATCCCGCCCAAGGACTCCTCCGTCCCCACCCTCCAGGCCGCATTGTTCGGAGCCTTCTCGGATGCCTATTCCAAGCGCGCCATCCTCTCCACCTCGCTCGCCACCGCACTCCTCCATGGCCTGAAAAACAATCCCGGCGATCGCCTCATCGACGGGGCGGACGACATGGTGCTTCCCTTTTCCAAGATACTTCCGGTCGCCATCGCCCTCGCCCAACACATCCGCGAGGAGACCGACAAGCCACGCGTCGCCATCGTCCTGCCACCCGGCAAGGGCGGACTGATCGCCAACCTCGCCGTCCTCTTCGCCGGAAAAATCCCGGTGAACCTCAATTTCACCGCCTCCCACAACGCGATCCGCTCCTCGATCCGCCAGGCGGACGTCGACCGCTTCATCACCGCGGATCCTTTCGTCCGCAAAGTCTCCACCTTCCCCTGGCCGCCGAACCGCGACCTCATTTTCATCGAGCGCACCATCCCTGAGCTGAAGAAATCCATCGTGAAATGGGCTTTCCTCACCAAACTCCTCCCCACCTCCGCCATCGCCGCAATCCTCGGCCTCAACAAACGCCGCAACAACGACGAGGCCGTCCTGCTTTTCACCTCCGGCTCCTCCGGCGAACCCAAGGGCGTCCCGCTCTCCCACCGCAACGTACTCGCCAACGTCGCCCAGTTCGCGTCCCGCCTCAACATCGGCAGCGAAGCCTCCCTCCTCGGCTGCCTGCCACTCTTCCACTCCTTCGGCTGCACCGTCACCCTCTGGTATCCCGTCATCGAGGGCATCAACATCGTCACCTACCCCTCTCCGCTGGAGACAAAACGCCTCGCCGAGCTCATCTCCCTCCACCAGGTCAACGTCCTTCTCGCCACCCCCACATTCCTGCGCGGATACATGAAGCGCATCGACCCCGCCCAGCTCGAGTCCCTCAAGCTCGTCGTCACCGGAGCGGAAAAACTCCCGCAAAACCTCGCCGATGCGTTCGAGGAAAAGTTCGGAGTCCGCCCCATGGAAGGCTACGGCCTAACCGAGACCTCACCCGCCACCAACGTCAACCTCCCCGAGCCGGCCACGGAAAGCGGTGCCCACACCATGCCCGCCCTCCGCAACGGTTCGGTCGGCCAGCTCCTCCCCGGCATCGCGATCCGCCTGACAGACGCAGCCACCGAGCAGCCCGTCCCCCTCGACCAACCCGGCATCATCATCCTCAAGGGGCCTAACATTTTCCCCGGATACCTCCGCGACGAAAAACGCAGCAAGGAAGTCCTCTCCGAGGACGGCTGGTTCAAGACCGGCGATGTCGGTTTCCTCGATGCCGATGGATTCCTCCACATCCAGGGACGGATCTCGCGCTTCTCCAAGATCGCCGGGGAAATGGTCCCCCACGAAACCATCGAGTCCGCCATCAACCAGGTGTTGAACCTCGACTCGGAAACCGAACGCAAGATCGCCATCGTCGGAGTCCCTGACGAGCAGAAGGGCGAGGCCATCGTCCTGCTCTCCACGATCGCCGGCGTCGCCCTCGAGCAGGAGTGCATCGACCTCCGCTACAAGCTCCTCGACCACGGCCTCACCTCCCTCTGGTGCCCCCGCCTCATCGTCCCCGTCGATGAAATCCCCCTCCTCGCCTCCGGCAAGCTCGATATAAAAACCTGCCAGGAACTCGCGGGCCGGTAG
- a CDS encoding GxxExxY protein — MKTEKARLNELSERVIGAAIEVHRDLGPGLLEFTYEASLMHELELQGFKVKRQLSLPIRYKDLEIDDAYRIDLLVEDSLIIEVKTVESLLPIHSAQLLTYLRMSEKHLGLLINFHTIRLVDGIKRQVLNFPE, encoded by the coding sequence ATGAAAACTGAAAAAGCACGATTGAATGAACTGAGTGAGCGGGTGATTGGTGCTGCGATCGAGGTGCATCGGGATCTTGGTCCGGGGCTTTTGGAGTTCACCTATGAGGCATCTTTGATGCATGAGTTGGAGTTGCAGGGGTTCAAAGTGAAGAGGCAATTGTCGCTTCCGATCAGATACAAGGATCTGGAGATCGATGATGCCTATCGTATTGACTTGCTCGTCGAGGATTCGCTCATCATCGAGGTGAAGACAGTAGAGAGCCTTTTGCCGATCCACTCCGCCCAACTCTTGACCTACCTGCGCATGTCCGAAAAGCATCTCGGACTTCTCATTAATTTTCACACAATCCGTTTGGTCGATGGAATCAAGCGCCAAGTCCTGAATTTCCCCGAATAA